The Arachis duranensis cultivar V14167 chromosome 9, aradu.V14167.gnm2.J7QH, whole genome shotgun sequence genomic sequence TGTACTAGGCTACTAGCTTCCtatgatatatgatttttaatataaacattATCTGATATTATAAAGTTGACCCGGGCCGTTTGGGGGAAAAAATCCTGAGTCAGCTTCTATTGttcattcatatatataattttttattttttattgtttgtggTAATAATTGTTTATTGTTTCTTCAGATATTCGTCCTATTTCGCACCAAGACTATTCAAAGTACTAGTTTATAatattgcatatatatatatatatatatatatatatgtatgaggagtattaaaaagtaaaaactaacagattttgtgatttatagaTATATATTAATAAGGTGTGTGGTAGAATGGGAAAGAATGACTAAGGGTGGATAGAAATTGATTAACCAATACCTGCTGCACATTTGACATCTGACATTTGTCAAGAGAATTAGAAAGAAAGGATAGTTAATCAGCGCAGAAACCGAGTAAGCTATAGAAATTTACTAGAGTGTTACTGTGAAGGTATAAATAGGATTTGGACACCAAAAAATTAGACCTGTGTTATGGGACCTTGACTTAGGTAAAATACCGGGATAAAACAACATCAATAGACCCAAAAAAATCGTAGAGTCTATAAATTTTGATggtgatttaattttttgtttctccaATACTAAATAagtaatatcaataaaaaaaattaagaagattataattgaataaattatcATATATATCTATGATGGTAATAGTAGTGGAGAAAAagacaatttaaaaattttaaataattttttaggatttgaatatttttgttatatgaAATCTATCTTTTATGGATATAAtggtcatttttttatttaatgggTATATTTGTTagtgtttatattttttatggatatatatggtaatttattctttataattattgagtgagaaggaaaaaaaaaactcgaAGAAcaaatttattagaataaatagtaaaaattagaaaaaaaattgttaaatagatatttgagatgaattttttttaaaatgaagtggcttatattgaaatataaattttgaataactttttatcaattatatatCAATATTGAGGTTTAAATTTTAGCTTTTacttgtataattttttttattgacatataaaaatttagggtttagaatttaaaattttaaattttaaattttttctccttttaaaGAATTTATGGAAAagattttctttaaaaaagatttatagATAACGtatatttgcataaaaaaattacatagatgttccaaaaaaaatttcactacATACAAAATTCTACGTGATATGTTTGCGGATGATAACCAATGGAGTCTAACAATTTAGTATAGAAGAAAGACAACACTAAATCATGGGATGTCATCATTATCTCAATGCATGTTTTTAAATTGTGTAAATAATTGGTTTAGGAAAAAACTGTGTGATATGAGCAAATCTAACCAAAGTTATAAAATTGAGTAgaatttgattgatttaaaattacttgtaaaatttaaatattgtatgAGTGAGAAAGCAAATTCAACtcgataaaatatttttttgttacgaTTGATAGATTCGTACTTGATCATAGCATATCCAATTATTATTCGGGTTTATTcctaattttgattaaaattatttttttggtagGGTCAATtgaaagttttttttaatatattaaaattgagctgttgaaaattaaataatataacatgAATTAACTATATAAAAGTTATCTTAGAtttattagattaaaataacttttttaaaataatttttttgcctaaaattttttattatcaaataatttaaataattcgCATTAGTTTATAGCCCTTGATAAgttggaaaaataaaattattcagaTAATAGGTAATTAGAATGATATCTGAATTTTTTAATGGAAGAATTAAAATTGTAaagtataataatttattgtcctattttttgtttatcttaaaataaaataaaaaaataggataataaataattttgtttattctAAAAATTGTAAAGTATAATGTTGtttgctttttttgttttttcaatttttagaataaacaaaaaaaaatatacaagtaAAACCTAAAATCTAAATTCTAATATTGatatataattgataaaaatttatttaatgttTGTATCTCAATATAAAgcactttattttaaaaaaatttcatatcaaacatttatttaacaatttcattttttttactgtttACTCGAATaaatttgttctttacttttttttttcttctttccactcataaattgtaaaattgctttcttttttctactgactaatattatttatttagtatttgaaataacaaaaaacaattCATCATAAATTTTTATGGATTTTACGAATTTTTTCGGTATATTGACATTAccttattcaatatttttgtttaagttCAAGGCCTATAACTCGAGCCTAATTTTTTGCAATTCCGCTATGTTACCAATAATATTTCTGTTAACTTCtaccaactcttatttataattgtgtttaatGAAAGTGTCTTtgtggatgtgtctaataaaaatatctttttatgactgtatttaatagaagtgtctttatagatatattttatgaatgtgtctctttatacatgtgtttaaaatataataattcacTATTGTTGACAATAAATTGACAGATAATATGTTGATACCCTATACTTCCCAATTTTTTGGTGTCCAAATTTCATTTATACTCTCATAGTAACACTCGGGCGATTTACcgtattctttttttataatccTTTTGTCAAATATTAAGTATCTAACAGATATTAGTCAGTCAACATCATttttagccattcttgtttgtGCCACCACAGACATCACCATCTGATCTCGTGGGATTGAATTTGAGGCACAATAAAACAATCAATCATAATATATACCAATTTGGTAccaagaaaatgaaagaaagaaaaagccaagaCATAGCGACTTAAGTCTTCAGCTACAACATAAAACATATCTTTCAAAGTTGCATGCCTTTCATTTGTATCTATTCTCTAACGTCAAATATgtgcttatttatttatttatttatttatttcgtgTCATTATTTTGTGATGAGAGTGGAATAATACTTGATTTTATACTGAGAATAATTTATCATGGGACCATCAGATTCGACACTTATCTTGCATGCAAGGGAAAAATGATTACaacattttgaaaatatttatttccaTCCAAAATATTGGTCTATTCTTAACattcatattttttcattaataaatttattaaataaataaatataggatttttcataaaaaataaaataaaatagaaataaaataattaataagtataattttatattctcttGAATGTATCTAGAATCAAATATTTTGAATACGTTTTTAATCTTTATAAGTAAATATAACAGGTTCTTTTGATAGAAAAATGTATCATATGTattagcattttttattttctctctttaatttttcttttatttttataccgTTCGATAAACTAAAGACTAATCTATTACGAATTAAACcctatttaaaaatatgttattggtcaataaatttttgtatacacaaaataaaactcaaactcTCTTTAATTAAACAATAGAGGTTGCAAAGTTTTTCTGATTGTTGTGCAAAATAATTTGACACAAATGGTCGACATTGAAAATAATTCAATAGTTAAAGTCGAAAATTATATATGCATAAAGCACACTAtggttaaagaaaataaaaataaattagatttggTGGTCAAGTTAACTTATGCTTAGTACACAAATTTGCTTAAAGTACAAAATTATTTGGAGTCTAAATTTGCTTGAGGTCTAAGACTACTTGAAATCTAAAGTTATACTAATTGTTAGAAACAACAGAATAAACTGGAAAAAGAATTTGTAtattattgagtgtattcaagttgtctgaaataatacaatatagaagggtatttataggtgctaagagaatcgaaataataaagacgtaatatcctataataaatattcagatatgctaaataatgctaattaatcctaattgatcctaattatattctaacactAATtactttaagattttttttctataaataaaattagtttcaATAAGCTAGAAAAGATTTCGATTTATTCACACTTTACTCACTCTATATTGGAAGACTTCATTTTTCTTTCcgtcattttaattttttttattatttaaattttattattgcaCATTTTAATACAAGCtaagttttgcaattttttattttttgtacttattcttttttacttcttactttttataattattttttttatatacttttgtTAGATATGATTTCTAAATCATAAGAATAACCCACACAAAAAGAGTAGTACCACTGGAATTAAAGTAAGAAAcaaggaaacaaaagaaaatgaaacacAATACAACTTATGAGTATTTCTTTTatgggcctgctacacatacaagcctACAAGTAACCAAGTTGGCCCAGCCCAAACACGAATCACGCGCATGAAAGAGAGATAGGATGCCGCGTCCAAATCACGCGCTGAGCATTCGAACGGTTACGTATGGgagactcttccacttcttccacttcttccatttCTCAAGGCACTTTCAAAACAACGAAACCCTTTCATTTTCGAGCGAAAATCAAGTTTCAAAATATAGAAATCGTAGTTCAAAAACTGCATCAAAACACCATCAACTTCTCTgtgaagaatctgaagaaaaaaCAATCCAGGAATACTCAACGTAAGTCCATTAAAATactgtatattttacttttcttctacgTCGTTCTGCTAGGGTTTACTATTactcttgcttctttgttatACGTCGTTCTTCTAAGTTATACGTCGTTCTTCTAAGTTCTACGTCGTTCTACATTGTTATTCTAAGTTCTCCtgctatttttgttgatttttggggGTTTATTCGGTAGATTCGGGGGTGTAAACTGCTTAACCTTGTAATGTGGGTTTATATTGAAGCATGGTTGAGTGATATCTGTCTGATATCTATATGGATGTATCTGaataatatctatgggtgtatctcactgtaatcaatgggtgtatcttgtttgacatctttgggtgtatctgaataatatctatgggtgtatctcactGTTATGAATGGGTGTATCTTGCGAATATCTGgctgtatctgactcatatatgggtgtatcttactgttatcaatgggtgtatcttaattgttatcaatgggtgtatctgagtcatatatatatgggtgtatattactgatatctttgggtgtatttttagtttCAGAGAAAATGGCAGCAAGAAACCAAACCAAAGACATGAAATGTGCCACACATCTCCTGAATGATAAGTTCAGAAACATGACTGAGGAGAAGAAGGCAATTGTCAGGGATCTTGGATTCGGTGGGTTGATGCACATCCCACCACTGAGGGTGGATCACCAACTCTTAAGGGAACTGGCAAAAAACTTCAAACTTGGGGAGAACAAACTGAAGACAGGATATGGTTCTTTCCATATAACCCCAAAAAAAATAGGTGATGCGCTTGGCATCAAAGCAACAGGTAATTATCTCAAAATTATAGATGTATATTAAGTTGTTGCTTGGGTGTATATTAACCtgatgcttgggtgtattttaacCGACTTGGATGCTTTGTTGTCttcctttttgtaggagatctatttcctGAGAAAGTTGACTATAAGAAGCTTTCTGatgatgacaaaataatttatagaagATTCCAGGGTAAGACCCTCAAAAGTCTTACCGATGAAATGATGGAAATCGGCGTTGGCAACGAAGAGGAACGCCTGATGTTCAAGAGGATATTCATCCTCTACATACAGATGGCGTTCCTTTTGCCAATGACGATAAACAAAATATCGCCCGTGCACCTGATCCCGATTTTTAAGATGGATGGCATAGAGGAGAGAAACTGggggggcatgttttgaccTTCATGATCAAGGGCATAACAGACTatcaagagaagaagaagaaggcaatCAATGGCTGCCTCTTCGCCCTGATGATAATCTACTTTCACCTTTCAAAAAACAAACGCAACAACAGGGGTGAAAGACCACCAAAGCCATGGATTGCCAACTGGACTAAGGAGCAGTTGGTGAAAAGAATgaatgaagagagagaggaaattTTGGTGAGTAATCATAATAAGTTGGTGTACTTTATTTACCCGAATGgtgctaactaaaatatctcatgtttcaggggattttgaatttggcagagacaaaagaaaaaatgagaaaaaaagaaaaaaaaaacaaaaagaagaagaaataaaaaaaaacaaaaaaaggaaggcGAGCTCAACATCGTCTTCGGAGACAGAAACTACCGACAGTGACacttctacctctgagtctgagGCTCAAGAAGACTCGGAGGATTCGGGAATTAAACACCCCggcaaaaaggggaaaaagtaagtaccatacttgggtgtaatttctttttcgagttgggtgtattttatttgaTCACGTTGGGTGTATGTAGTTTATTAAGCAGGTTGCGTTTCGTTTGCtgcgttgggtgtatattgtatactcagttgggtgtatctcgtgaattcatttgggtgtatttttaatatgttctaAATGATGATTGTTTGCCTGCAGAATggactcaagaaaaagaaagcagagggaagaggagtcagattctgattcagaatctgaatctgaaccaagtgatgagtaatgtcctgaaattattactcctttcttttggcttCTTTATAAAGATTTGTGTATTAACTGAGGTGTCTTTTATTGACTTATAGGAGCGCAGAATCATCACCtgggaagaaggagaagaaaaagaaaaaaacaaaaacaacaccaAAAGAGTAAGCACTTCTTTCATTAATAttctgtgataaaattaattttttatttctgattggTACTGTTTTTTTTCCACCCAGAACaccacaaaaaaagaaaaaagtagttGTGGAGGATTCACCTCCTGAAGAAGATCAATACTTTTACGGGTACAGTACCTCGTAAGCTATACTACGGTCTATCatcgtaattatttttgttaacgtCTTATTTTATGAATGTAGTGAGACATATGAAATATCGAGTGACGAACTTGATGAATTGCTAGGGGAAAACGTTCATAAATCTGCTGCAGAGGGGTATGTCTTGCTGTGCTGTGTATTTGAgattttggtgtcttttgtttgCTAATAATTGTATCTTGTTTTGCAGGGACAACCAGGCTGACCTGCGATCGACAGAAGGTCGCTATGTGTCCTCTGAAACGTAAGaagctttattatttaataaaatcttgttTACTAAGTTGGGTGTATCTTGTTCACTAAGTTGGATGTATATTTCGTTTGAATAACATGAAATCTGTTTAGACTACCGGCTGTAAACTtgggaagtgatgatccttcctcTCAAGGACGCACAGAACAGAGTAGTGTAAACCAGCCGTCTCagagcatgtaatttctctttcaaataaccgttacttttgttcttctaataacttctacttctaattctgtatgtattttttttagaaaaaaaaagccctttattattttattcgagaaaaaaaaggcagcaaaaaaaagcaaaaactgcaagtatgtaagttctcaaaaaacaaagccCGTCTTCTTTTTGAACTGTTCGGGTGTATTTGTTGaccttctttgggtgtattttaggttgaCTCCGGACGATtcgaatatttgggtgtattttaggttgaCTCTGGATGATTCGAATGTGATGGTTGTTAGGGAACAAACGCCGTCGGAAGCGCTTGCAATGTGAGTTTTCCAAGaatatttcaaccttataagcttattattttcaaatacgttgttaacctttcatttttattcttgtttagaGTCCCGATCCAATTTTTTGTGCCGCCATCCCAACAAACAACCACTGACGCAGATTCCGAACCAACCCCTATGCTACAGATTGAAGGGGCTAGAGAAACGTAAGAAAATAGTATTGGGTGTATATTAGTTTagtgtttgggtgtatatttgctaAGAGTTTGGGTGTATACTCTTCCTGATCGATTTTGTGCAACTGTGCAGCACTCCTGAAACCCCCAAACAACATCAAGAAACAACACCCAAGCTTCCCCCAGCTCCAACAAAAATGTAAGTTAATTAGACTAGAATCAATCTCTGCTTGTCATccgtatattcttattcttactcTTATTCTTATACATAATGATGCAGTCATCCAGACGCCGAGGACGCTGCTGCCCTCTTGATGATGGCACGGACAGCAAGCTATGTTCCTAAAACAGATCTGCCGATGCCATCATTCAGTCTCGGATTGACAGATTCAAGCCAGGAGGGGGCGTCGACGCAGGAGACTGAAAGGGAAAAATCTCCAGAAACTGCAACTATACTGGAACAATTGGACAGTTTGGTCCAAAAGTTAGCAAGCAGTGCGTCaaagggaaaagaagaaagtcCGCAAATTCGGAGGGAGACTGGGGGAGAAAGTTCTGCTAAGTTTGAAACACCGGGGGGGAACAAATCAAATTCCGGATGATATGAAAGAAAAGTGCTACATCTGGGGGACGAGAATGAAGGAGGATGCAAAGGGCGATACTAACGAGTTTGAGGAGATATGCACTCTCACTGGCCAAGGAGAGTACATTTTGATGAGAACACACCTTGCATCCCTCCAGGCAAACAGTGATATAGAATGTCAGGTAATTTTAGActaacattaatgtttttacaCCAAAGTCAACTGCAAtggttattaatttaaaattgatttctaGGTTGTATCTGCCATCTGCCTCATCCTAAACCAGAAAAAGGATGCAcaaatatactgtctcccccCTGATATTGTGGTAAGTGTTACTTCTACGAACTTTGGGTATATTTTATGCATggatttgggtgtatttgttAGCTTAGATTGGGTGTAAGTTGtgtattttcatgttttcatttCTTGTATTGCAATTCTTGCAGAGCATGGCACTTTCTGATCACCTAAGGGGGGAATTCATATCTCCGAAAACGAACAGAGAATTCAGGGTGGAAGCCTACCCCAATTTCATTCCCTTCATAGAtaggaaaaaattaagttcgcatccatatgtaagttttTGTTTCGTAAATTTGTTAGTACGCTTATTTACTTATatgccaaataaaataacaGAATGTTGAAATGTGGCAAtccttcagatttttgctcctGTTTGCCACTCGGGACATTGGTGGTTGTGGCTAATAAATACAAGACGAAATTTTTAATTGGAGACTAAAGTGTCTTGTCTGAAATTTTTTTAGGACCAAAATAAGTATATACTCTTAAAAGTATgagataaaatatattgttagatTACTAGAAAAAATTTTGGTCTTAAAAAAATTTCGTCTTGTATTTATTAGCCACAACCACCAATGTCCCGAGTGGCATGAACATTAAACTTTCCTAAAtgagatttgtaatttattttcttcgttTTCAGCTATGACTGCGCTATCTACGTTATGAAGTGGCTTGAGTTAATTGAGCCGGAAAACATCAAAAGGGGAAGTATGAATGGGATAATTGGCCACAGGTAACTGTCTTTAGAACTATATAACTCTGTATTACTTTACTGAATTAATATTTCTGTTTAAACATAACATACTTTTTAATTGTAGGAGGAGGTGGACCACTACAGAGTGGAGTATGCTTCCCGGATACTATTCAGTGAGATTAATAGACAGAGAGATCGGGCAATTAGAGAGAGTAGTGCTATAAGACTGTCGAAGCcatcctctgtattattgagtCCGTTTTGTCAGATTAATTCTGAGGATATAGAAACTGGGTAGTTTGTAAATTGAACAAATGATGTAAATGTTTGCCATTCAATGTattcaatgtatattttttcCCATAGTTAAACTATCTGTGCTGATAAACTGTCTGTGATGTATTCAAAAACTGTATTACAGGTGGTAAAACATAAAGCAAAAAATCAAGGCATACGCATATTATAAACTGTTACACCCAACGCAAGTCTAATAATACACCCGAGGTTGAGTAAAAATATACACCCAATTGTCTGTGCNNNNNNNNNNNNNNNNNNNNNNNNNNNNNNNNNNNNNNNNNNNNNNNNNNNNNNNNNNNNNNNNNNNNNNNNNNNNNNNNNNNNNNNNNNNNNNNNNNNNNNNCGCCCATAACCTGTGAATTTTTACAGCTTTTGTTctatatgtatctatatatgTGTCTATATGTAAATTGtctattaacaaaaatacacccgaaaGTAACAGGGATTTTACACCCATACTCCCTATAACTATATACCCAAAGAGTTATCACCTGCTGCTGGTACCCTGAACTGATAATTTATAACTTGTCCCTGATATTGGCTGCAACTTGAATGCGacgctgatgcagcatcaaacaGGTTTATCTGAATATAACACTCACGCATTAGCTAAACAattaactagaaaaataaactcaatcgcCACAGATTTAAAGAACAATACATTTACCTCGCTTAAAACTTTCGTCGtcttcttctttgtggcatttgcaatctgtttctccagctttgaacctagcctgttttttggacgtcctcttgttcgaatccttggcgggctttgaagctcgttaacggattccaagttggcgtcttcgtgggataaagaagatgtccccttccttttggcttttaCTGCTTCCATCTCGGCCATGACGTTATCGTACGCACGGTGCAGAATTGNNNNNNNNNNNNNNNNNNNNNNNCGCGAACTTGTCCaatattgagctggaaactTGTTCTCCGACTTCGTATACTGAATAGCCTAGAGCGGAATTCTTTAATCTCGTGATGCAATTCGCCTTTCCTCTGAATTGGGCTTGGACTTCCCTAAACTTTGCTTGGGTGTACGCATCTTGAAACTGAGTTTCGATGGAGGATTTGGTTGCACACGGTATGAccgtatgaaaatctgcagcatctgattctctctctgcttgctccCTGCTTCCTAGGCAATTATCGTACTGTTTGACGAACTGAATGAGCGAGCTGTTACGGGTGATGTACTTgttaaaaaaatgaatgcatgctctcgctcctttgtgtgcttctcatccctgcccagAAGTGGTGGTCCAGATAGATAGGAACCCATATGTGACGGTCTTCGtacagatctgcataatacacccaaacacacacAGTAAATTACACCCGAGATATAGtacaatttacacctctgctgcagaatttaaaaacacattacctgagagccacttgttgtccgcaAGACCAAAATTCACCAGAAAATCGTTCCAATTCCTATCGAATGAGTCTTTGCTgtgagagttccaaacaacatggCTCATTTGTTGTTCGATATCGGCGTGTGCCTTGTacccgtttaatttgcttggaatcttcttcatgatgtgccaaatacaccagcggtgaactgttgttggcatacaggcctctaaagcccttttcattgatgcgcactgatcggtgagaaaccctttcggagcgtttcctcccatgcaacgaagccagcattgaaataaccatttgaa encodes the following:
- the LOC107464038 gene encoding uncharacterized protein LOC107464038; amino-acid sequence: MLTLDDSNVMVVREQTPSEALAIVPIQFFVPPSQQTTTDADSEPTPMLQIEGARETTPETPKQHQETTPKLPPAPTKIHPDAEDAAALLMMARTASYVPKTDLPMPSFSLGLTDSSQEGASTQETEREKSPETATILEQLDSLVQKLASSASKGKEESPQIRRETGGESSAKFETPGGNKSNSG